A region from the Actinomycetota bacterium genome encodes:
- a CDS encoding response regulator transcription factor, with protein MHLLVLTQRAGGGKSLLPSLEYLDHTLQDAALDPSALTGVGECDVIVIDGTADLREAAATCRSAAVNIFDTPVLVVISEGGLAALKSTWGFHDWVLPHASPGEVETRLRLVADRAEAARADRRAEVGDLVVDEDSYQVRLRGEPLDLTYKEFELLKTLAGSPGRVFTREMLLQDVWGYDYFGGTRTVDVHIRRVRAKLGPEHESMVVTVRGVGYKMVPPGERA; from the coding sequence GTGCACCTGCTGGTGCTCACGCAACGCGCCGGCGGCGGGAAGTCGCTCCTGCCTTCGCTGGAGTACCTCGACCACACCCTCCAGGACGCGGCGCTGGATCCCTCGGCGCTGACCGGCGTCGGCGAGTGCGACGTGATCGTCATCGACGGCACCGCCGACCTGCGGGAGGCTGCCGCAACCTGCCGGTCGGCGGCCGTGAACATCTTCGACACGCCGGTGCTGGTCGTGATCTCCGAAGGGGGGTTGGCGGCTCTGAAGTCCACCTGGGGGTTCCACGACTGGGTCCTGCCGCACGCATCTCCGGGCGAGGTCGAGACGCGGCTGCGGCTCGTCGCCGACCGTGCGGAGGCGGCCCGCGCCGACCGCAGGGCCGAGGTCGGTGACCTGGTGGTCGACGAGGACAGCTACCAGGTCCGCCTCCGCGGCGAACCGCTCGACCTGACGTACAAGGAGTTCGAGCTGCTGAAGACGCTGGCGGGGAGCCCCGGCCGGGTGTTCACCCGCGAGATGCTCCTACAGGACGTGTGGGGGTACGACTACTTCGGCGGGACGCGCACGGTCGACGTGCACATCCGGCGGGTGCGCGCCAAGCTCGGCCCCGAACACGAGTCGATGGTCGTGACCGTGCGCGGCGTCGGGTACAAGATGGTCCCGCCCGGCGAGCGGGCGTGA